From Deltaproteobacteria bacterium, a single genomic window includes:
- a CDS encoding 4Fe-4S binding protein codes for MAKKRDHFTVACATLMRGEAGKTGEWRFERPVVDHSKCISAKTGKQSCFLCWLYCPEACIDRKAPVEIDLVYCKGCGICAEECPADAIHMETEEQFLDVLCDGEHGPGHAASAQGD; via the coding sequence ATGGCAAAGAAAAGAGATCATTTTACCGTTGCCTGCGCCACTTTGATGCGGGGCGAAGCTGGCAAGACCGGGGAATGGCGCTTCGAACGTCCTGTAGTTGACCACAGCAAATGCATCTCGGCCAAGACAGGAAAGCAGAGCTGCTTTCTCTGCTGGCTCTACTGTCCAGAGGCCTGCATCGACAGAAAGGCGCCAGTAGAAATCGATCTTGTCTATTGCAAAGGGTGCGGCATCTGTGCAGAGGAGTGTCCTGCTGATGCCATTCACATGGAAACTGAGGAACAGTTTCTCGATGTACTATGTGACGGCGAGCATGGCCCGGGTCATGCTGCCTCTGCACAGGGCGATTGA
- a CDS encoding pyruvate ferredoxin oxidoreductase — translation MGMVKILNGSEAAATGARLCRVQVVAAYPITPQSKIPETLAKYVETGQMQAEFIRVESEHSALTVCISASTVGARAFTATAANGLAYMHEQLHWAAGARLPIVLALANRGLGAPWTIFNDMQDSISQRDTGWMQVYCRDNQEILDSIIMAYRIAEQIHVPMMVCFDGFVLSHTSMPVEIPEQSEVDRYLPPYEPHIPIHGSEPINVNPVMLAEPRANAQGELCPSYMGFRLRLQEALQDAGETILTAAEEFYQVFGRDYRHFVWEYRNDDAEIVLLTMGSLANEAALAVDILRDRGCRAAVVALRLFRPFPAEELRRALENAKHVVVFDKNVSYGLEGATCTETKAALFDGGLHPVVTNYIVGLGGKNVDVADLTEATLQAVQGKNRSDGPIWLGVAV, via the coding sequence ATGGGAATGGTTAAGATTTTGAACGGCAGTGAAGCGGCTGCCACCGGTGCCAGGCTCTGCCGAGTGCAGGTAGTGGCTGCCTATCCCATAACACCCCAGTCCAAGATACCCGAGACTCTGGCAAAATATGTAGAAACCGGACAGATGCAGGCCGAGTTCATTAGAGTGGAAAGTGAGCATAGCGCCCTTACCGTGTGTATTTCTGCTTCCACTGTAGGGGCGCGGGCCTTTACCGCCACTGCTGCTAATGGACTCGCCTACATGCATGAACAACTGCACTGGGCCGCAGGGGCAAGACTTCCTATTGTACTGGCCCTGGCAAACCGGGGTCTGGGTGCTCCATGGACCATTTTCAATGATATGCAGGACTCTATTTCTCAAAGAGACACTGGCTGGATGCAGGTGTACTGCAGGGACAACCAGGAAATCCTGGACAGCATTATCATGGCCTACAGGATCGCCGAACAGATCCATGTGCCAATGATGGTCTGTTTTGACGGCTTTGTGCTGTCCCATACCTCCATGCCGGTGGAGATCCCGGAGCAGTCCGAGGTTGACAGATACCTGCCGCCATATGAACCTCACATCCCAATTCACGGCAGTGAACCCATCAATGTGAATCCGGTCATGTTGGCCGAACCCAGAGCCAATGCCCAGGGGGAACTGTGTCCCAGCTACATGGGGTTTCGCTTGAGGCTGCAAGAAGCTCTGCAGGATGCCGGGGAGACCATCCTCACGGCGGCGGAGGAGTTCTACCAGGTTTTTGGCCGGGACTACCGTCATTTTGTCTGGGAATACCGTAATGACGATGCCGAAATAGTCCTCCTCACCATGGGCTCGCTGGCCAATGAAGCAGCCCTGGCCGTTGACATTCTTCGTGATAGAGGATGCAGGGCGGCGGTAGTGGCCCTGCGGCTATTTCGTCCCTTTCCCGCCGAGGAGCTGCGGCGGGCCCTGGAGAACGCCAAGCATGTTGTCGTCTTCGACAAGAATGTCAGCTACGGTCTGGAAGGCGCCACCTGCACCGAGACCAAAGCAGCGTTGTTTGACGGCGGCCTGCATCCTGTGGTGACCAACTATATCGTAGGACTGGGCGGCAAGAATGTGGACGTCGCCGACCTCACCGAGGCAACCTTGCAGGCGGTGCAGGGCAAGAATCGATCTGATGGCCCCATATGGCTGGGTGTGGCTGTGTAG
- a CDS encoding pyruvate synthase subunit beta produces MATNVLQLPEEEYILPGTRSCSGCGLALAYRHILKALGQKTILTIPASCLTVLHGLYPSTSVKLSNINTAFATTAASASGIVAALKALGKTDFTVVGVAGDGGTYDIGIQALSAAAERNTDFIYICYDNEGYMNTGTQRSSATPMGAFTTTTPTTKLEHKKDMLAIMEAHGIPYIASASAAYPLDLYDKVKKAKTIRGTRFILVNVPCSPGWGFPTRDVVKLGKLAIDTAMCVLHEVEDGVFRLTGRSRAMARSSKKKPVADYLKMQGRFRHIDAEHIDLLQEWLDQRWTRYVARHQLCEGGAEASKAGE; encoded by the coding sequence ATGGCCACCAACGTGTTACAGCTTCCCGAAGAGGAATACATTCTGCCAGGAACAAGGTCATGCTCGGGCTGCGGTCTGGCCCTGGCATATCGCCACATTCTCAAGGCCCTGGGGCAGAAGACCATATTGACCATACCTGCCTCCTGTCTGACGGTTCTTCACGGCCTCTACCCGAGCACTTCTGTAAAGCTTTCCAATATAAACACCGCCTTTGCCACCACGGCAGCCTCGGCGAGCGGTATTGTTGCCGCCCTCAAAGCCCTGGGGAAGACAGATTTCACCGTGGTGGGGGTGGCAGGCGACGGCGGCACCTATGACATTGGCATTCAGGCCCTGAGCGCAGCTGCGGAGCGCAACACAGATTTCATCTATATCTGCTACGACAACGAGGGCTACATGAATACCGGCACCCAGCGCTCCAGCGCTACCCCCATGGGCGCCTTTACCACCACAACGCCAACCACCAAGCTGGAGCACAAGAAAGATATGCTGGCCATCATGGAAGCGCACGGCATTCCTTATATTGCCTCAGCCTCGGCAGCATACCCTCTCGATCTCTATGACAAGGTCAAAAAGGCAAAGACTATCCGCGGCACCCGTTTCATCCTGGTCAACGTGCCCTGCTCACCAGGCTGGGGCTTTCCGACCCGGGATGTGGTAAAGCTGGGGAAGCTGGCGATTGACACTGCCATGTGCGTGCTCCACGAGGTGGAAGACGGCGTGTTCCGGCTCACCGGCAGGAGCCGGGCCATGGCGAGGAGCAGCAAGAAAAAGCCCGTTGCCGACTATTTGAAGATGCAGGGCCGCTTTCGCCACATCGACGCCGAACACATTGATCTGCTCCAGGAGTGGCTGGATCAGCGCTGGACTCGTTATGTGGCCAGACACCAACTCTGCGAAGGCGGCGCTGAGGCCAGCAAGGCAGGAGAATGA
- a CDS encoding ribose-phosphate pyrophosphokinase, giving the protein MATVGLRIISGNSNPQLAQSICDQVGIGLCKARIDRFTDGEILVEVGESVRGTDAFVIQSISRPVNDHLMELLVIIDALKRASARRVTAVMPYYGYARQDRKSKPRVPITARLIADLVTQVGADRVLTMDLHAGQIQGFFNIPVDNLYASPILLPYIRQQFNDDLVMVSPDAGGVPRARAYARRLNASLALIDKRRAEANQAEAMHLIGDVDGKTAIILDDMVDTAGTLVEAARTLLENGAREVHACCTHPVLSGPAIERLQESMLGSVVVTDTLPRNSEKESLRKLVVLSSARLFAEAIKSIHNEDSISRLFEIQH; this is encoded by the coding sequence ATGGCAACCGTGGGACTGAGGATCATCAGCGGCAACAGCAACCCACAACTTGCTCAGAGCATCTGCGACCAGGTAGGCATTGGCCTGTGCAAGGCAAGAATTGATAGATTCACGGATGGGGAAATTCTCGTTGAAGTGGGTGAAAGCGTCCGCGGCACCGACGCCTTTGTCATTCAATCCATCTCCAGACCAGTGAACGATCATCTCATGGAGCTCCTGGTTATTATAGATGCACTCAAGCGGGCTTCCGCTAGGAGAGTAACCGCGGTGATGCCATACTACGGCTATGCCAGGCAAGATCGCAAGAGCAAGCCCCGCGTTCCCATCACTGCCCGACTCATTGCTGATCTGGTCACTCAGGTGGGCGCGGACCGGGTCCTCACCATGGATTTACACGCGGGACAGATTCAGGGGTTTTTCAACATCCCGGTGGACAACCTCTATGCTTCGCCAATCCTGCTGCCGTATATACGGCAGCAGTTCAATGACGATCTGGTGATGGTCTCTCCGGATGCCGGGGGAGTGCCGCGGGCGAGAGCCTATGCCAGGAGACTGAATGCGAGCCTTGCTCTCATCGACAAGAGACGGGCAGAGGCGAACCAGGCCGAAGCCATGCATCTGATCGGTGATGTGGACGGCAAGACCGCCATAATTCTGGACGACATGGTGGACACTGCCGGCACTCTGGTGGAGGCTGCCAGGACCCTGCTGGAGAACGGTGCCAGGGAAGTTCACGCTTGCTGCACCCACCCTGTTCTCTCGGGACCTGCCATTGAACGCTTGCAGGAGAGCATGCTCGGCTCCGTTGTAGTTACAGATACCCTTCCCAGAAACTCCGAAAAAGAGAGCCTCCGCAAGCTGGTGGTGCTTTCATCAGCACGTCTCTTTGCCGAGGCCATAAAGAGTATTCACAACGAAGATTCCATCAGCCGGCTTTTCGAAATTCAGCACTAG
- a CDS encoding TlpA family protein disulfide reductase, whose product MQSANKTESRHRALRLTPLLLLASFFVLLAASQSAESSRQNLILMDEHGKSVNLTAQLANRPTLLYFWATWCKPCRKTQPKVVALAQKYGDKLQIIGINVGGLDSLAVIRSYRSRYGISYLLLRDHEDRAVKAYEIFAIPTFLLLDRNGRTHFRGNDLPTDFSGLL is encoded by the coding sequence ATGCAGTCAGCAAATAAAACAGAGAGCCGCCATAGAGCTTTACGTCTCACGCCGCTGTTGCTCCTGGCCTCTTTTTTCGTGCTCCTGGCAGCAAGTCAGTCTGCTGAATCCTCCCGTCAAAATCTCATATTGATGGATGAACACGGCAAGAGCGTAAATCTCACTGCCCAACTGGCCAACCGCCCCACCCTTCTCTACTTTTGGGCCACCTGGTGCAAGCCCTGCCGCAAGACTCAACCGAAAGTCGTGGCCCTGGCGCAAAAGTACGGCGACAAGCTTCAGATAATAGGCATCAATGTGGGTGGTCTGGATTCGTTGGCAGTCATCCGCAGCTACAGGTCCCGCTATGGCATCAGCTACCTGCTGCTCCGCGATCATGAAGACAGGGCAGTCAAGGCCTATGAGATATTCGCCATACCCACTTTTTTACTGCTGGACCGCAATGGTCGCACGCATTTCCGCGGCAATGACCTGCCCACAGACTTCAGCGGCCTTCTCTAA
- a CDS encoding purine/pyrimidine permease: MIEDTAAAPPQTHQPFLYELEQRPPLWRNLIYGIQWALIMFPALVVVAAVAARALGLSPQEEVDFFQKILLLSGALTVCQTLLGHGYPLQEGPATALLLTFVTLAPCGLPAIQGGVLCGGVLLLALGRLRLMRYLTPYFTANVVGVILMLIGFTLLPHLIPLMLGIDAAHPAGEGSVFALAIALVLAVAVLSHWLRGFWQSTAMILGIALGTTVFFFWGRLDFNLFREASWFSLPESLWMGLPAFDISAVITCILAYMAVIVNSVGSIHGVGEVVGTRGMARRVENGIAFTGVGGIVAAAFGVVGTVSYSASPGVILVTRVASKYAQTMCGVVLLIAAFVPRLNALLAAIPATVVGAVLCVALASQVGAGITAVTAGERSLEGRDYLVVGLPVMLGTVVAAAPSEFFAGLPRTLQLLVSNGLVLGIILVLLLEHLLLRQRPRQGDPASRQNSGQDSSGG; encoded by the coding sequence TTGATCGAAGACACCGCGGCAGCTCCACCACAGACTCATCAGCCTTTCCTCTATGAACTTGAGCAGAGGCCGCCGCTCTGGCGCAATCTCATCTACGGCATCCAGTGGGCCCTGATCATGTTTCCGGCCCTGGTAGTGGTTGCCGCTGTGGCCGCCCGAGCACTCGGCCTGTCTCCACAGGAGGAGGTGGATTTCTTTCAGAAGATTCTCCTGCTCTCCGGTGCGCTCACAGTGTGCCAGACCCTGCTGGGCCACGGCTATCCGTTGCAGGAGGGGCCCGCCACTGCCCTGCTGCTCACCTTTGTGACGTTGGCGCCCTGTGGCCTACCTGCCATCCAGGGGGGGGTTCTTTGCGGCGGCGTGCTCCTGCTGGCCCTGGGGCGGCTGCGCTTGATGCGCTATCTGACTCCCTATTTTACCGCCAACGTGGTGGGGGTGATCCTCATGCTGATTGGCTTTACCCTGCTGCCCCACCTGATTCCCCTCATGCTCGGCATTGATGCAGCTCATCCTGCCGGCGAGGGGAGCGTCTTTGCCCTGGCCATTGCCCTGGTTCTGGCGGTTGCCGTCCTTTCCCACTGGCTCAGGGGGTTCTGGCAGTCTACGGCCATGATCCTTGGCATAGCCCTGGGCACCACGGTCTTCTTTTTCTGGGGCCGCCTCGATTTCAATTTGTTCAGGGAAGCCTCATGGTTTTCTCTGCCAGAGAGTCTCTGGATGGGTCTGCCCGCCTTCGACATATCTGCGGTAATCACCTGTATTCTTGCCTACATGGCGGTGATAGTCAATTCCGTGGGCAGCATTCACGGAGTGGGCGAGGTGGTGGGCACCCGGGGCATGGCCCGCAGAGTGGAAAACGGCATCGCCTTTACCGGTGTGGGGGGGATCGTTGCCGCTGCTTTCGGTGTAGTGGGAACTGTGAGCTACTCGGCAAGTCCGGGGGTTATTCTGGTGACCAGGGTGGCCAGCAAGTATGCCCAGACAATGTGCGGCGTGGTGCTGCTGATTGCCGCATTTGTGCCGCGATTGAATGCCTTGTTGGCGGCCATTCCCGCAACAGTCGTGGGGGCAGTGCTCTGCGTGGCGCTCGCTTCCCAGGTGGGCGCAGGCATTACCGCCGTTACCGCCGGAGAGCGCAGCCTCGAAGGCAGGGACTACCTGGTGGTGGGCCTGCCAGTCATGCTCGGCACAGTGGTGGCAGCGGCACCGTCGGAGTTTTTTGCTGGCCTGCCCCGGACCCTGCAGCTGCTGGTGAGCAACGGCCTGGTGTTGGGTATAATTCTGGTGCTTCTTCTGGAGCACCTCCTCCTGCGGCAGAGGCCCAGGCAAGGCGACCCCGCTTCCAGGCAAAACAGTGGACAGGACAGTTCTGGAGGATGA
- a CDS encoding zinc ribbon domain-containing protein, whose product MPTYEYLCQNCNKDFSVVMSISQYEQGKVKCPECGKEEVKQQVTPFVAQTSRKS is encoded by the coding sequence ATGCCAACGTATGAGTATCTTTGTCAGAACTGCAACAAGGATTTTTCGGTTGTTATGTCGATAAGCCAGTATGAACAGGGGAAGGTCAAGTGTCCGGAGTGCGGCAAAGAGGAGGTAAAGCAGCAGGTTACTCCCTTTGTGGCCCAGACATCCAGAAAGAGTTGA